In Gadus chalcogrammus isolate NIFS_2021 chromosome 13, NIFS_Gcha_1.0, whole genome shotgun sequence, a single genomic region encodes these proteins:
- the stx16 gene encoding syntaxin-16 isoform X3, whose protein sequence is MATRRLTDAFLLMRNNAIQNRQILAEQELDELADDRMALVSGISLDPEAAIGVTKKLPPKWVDGVDEIQYEITRVRQKMKDLALLHDKHMNRPTLDDSTEEEHAIEITTQEITQMFHRCQRAVRGMQARCGHCTEQEERLLRNVVSSLAQSLQELSTGFRHTQSSYLKRMKNREERSKHFFDSGPLLEEDTELALFDRGFTDDQLVLVEENSVMVEEREREIRQVVQSISDLNEIFRDLAGMVVEQGTVLDRIDFNVEQACVKTEDGLKQLQKAEQYQKKNRKMLVILVLFVIVIVLILILFGTKF, encoded by the exons ATGGCCACTCGGCGTCTGACCGATGCCTTCTTGTTAATGCGGAACAATGCAATCCAAAACCGGCAGATATTGGCTGAGCAA GAGCTGGACGAG TTGGCTGACGACCGCATGGCGCTGGTGTCTGGAATCAGTCTGGATCCCGaagctgccattggagtcaccAAAAAGCTGCCCCCCAAATGGGTAGATGGAGTAGACGAA ATCCAATATGAAATCACACGGGTTCGGCAGAAGATGAAGGACCTTGCACTCCTCCACGACAAACACATGAACCGCCCCACGCTGGACGACAGCACGGAGGAGGAGCACGCCATCGAAATCACCACCCAGGAGATCACCCAG ATGTTCCACCGGTGTCAGAGGGCTGTGAGGGGGATGCAGGCCCGCTGTGGCCACTGcacggagcaggaggagaggctgCTGAGGAACGTGGTCTCCTCCCTGGCCCAGAGCCTGCAGGAGCTGTCCACCggcttcagacacacacagtccagcTACCTGAAAC GTATGAAGAACCGAGAAGAGAGGTCGAAGCACTTTTTCGACTCTGGTCCTCTATTGGAGGAGGATACAGAGTTGGCTCTCTTTGACAGG GGTTTCACAGACGATCAGCTGGTGCTGGTGGAAGAGAACTCTGTTATGGTGGAGGAGCGTGAAAGGGAGATCCGACAAGTCGTCCAGTCCATCTCAGACCTCAATGAGATCTTTAGAGACTTGGCCGGAATGGTGGTGGAACAG GGAACGGTGCTGGACAGAATTGACTTCAACGTGGAGCAGGCGTGTGTAAAAACAGAAGACGGATTAAAACAGTTACAAAAG GCTGAACAATATCAGAAAAAGAACAGGAAGATGCTGGTCATTTTGGTCCtcttcgtcatcgtcatcgttCTAATACTTATTCTTTTCGGAACCAAGTTTTAA
- the dgkab gene encoding diacylglycerol kinase, alpha b, with the protein MAQSEDAGSVTPVDFIQLQEYMEYSTSRVQDVLKEFHSGDKQGQTKFEEYMDAAGFAQFLKTYLEDEDFPEDLCGRLFKYFQHFEHDEAETPKREDGVFLRDVSCYFSILEDGQPREKLECTFKLYDQDGNGLLDSSEVDRIIAQMMRAAEYLGWDVTELRPVLKDLMGAIDVDGSGSVNLDEWIKGGMNNVPLLVLLGLKMTERDGQHSWRMKHFNKPTYCNVCQGMLLGLAKQGLCCTYCKYTVHSQCASKTAEQCPPTFVRSKKELGVPAHDWISADCSSRKCKVCHKKIKHFVGSRCVWCQEMRHDDCLKSCVTCECGLLKDHILPPWAIYAFSGDDNTSNSLEDTSMFNVTPDGHILQIVPVPDIHPLLVFVNPKSGGKQGERVLRKFQYLLNPRQIYNLRNGGPVPGLNFFRSLHDYRILVCGGDGTVGWILDAIDKAELPVRPPVAILPLGTGNDLARCLRWGGGYDGSDLRDVLKDIAGSVLAPMDRWTVQVIPDDPTEDGDPVPYPIINNYFSIGVDASIAHRFHHMREKHPHKFSSRVKNKLWYFEFATSETISASCKNLKDCLTIECCGVPLDITSLSLEGIAVVNIPSMHGGSNLWGESKKADKSSHHALDKSAEVITDRELLKTRSQDMSDKRLEVLGLEGAMEMGQIYTGLKSAGLRLAQTPQITIKTLKPLPMQIDGEPWMQPLCTIHITHKNQANMLMAPPSKRSGFFHLK; encoded by the exons ATGGCACAGAGTGAAGATGCAGGGAGTGTTACGCCTGTGGACTTTATCCAGTTACAGGAATATATGGAAT ATAGTACTTCACGGGTGCAAGACGTGTTGAAGGAGTTTCATTCAGGTGATAAGCAAGGCCAGACCAAGTTCGAAGAG TACATGGACGCAGCTGGCTTCGCACAGTTCCTCAAGACCTACCTCGAGGACGAGGATTTCCCCGAGGATCTCTGCGGACGTCtgtttaaatattttcaacATTTTGAACACGACGAGGCGGAAACCCCGAAAAGAGAAG ATGGGGTGTTCCTCCGTGACGTTTCCTGCTACTTCTCCATACTGGAGGACGGGCAGCCGAGAGAGAAGTTAGAAT GTACATTCAAACTTTATGACCAAGATGGCAATGGACTTCTGGATAGCTCT GAAGTGGATCGTATAATTGCCCAAATGATGCGCGCTGCAGAATATCTGGGCTGGGATGTGACTGAACTCAGACCA GTGCTCAAGGATCTGATGGGGGCGATCGACGTGGACGGCAGTGGAAGTGTCAACCTGGATGAGTGGATTAAAGGGGGCATGAACAACGTGCCTTTACTGGTGCTGTTGGGCCTCAAG ATGACAGAGAGGGATGGAcagcatagctggaggatgaaGCATTTCAACAAGCCGACCTACTGTAACGTCTGTCAGGGCATGCTTCTTGGCCTGGCGAAGCAAGGACTCTGCTGCACTT ACTGCAAGTACACAGTCCACAGTCAGTGTGCCAGCAAGACCGCTGAGCAATGCCCTCCAACCTTCGTCAGGTCTAAGAAGGAGCTTGGT GTCCCAGCTCACGACTGGATCAGTGCGGACTGTAGCTCCAGGAAGTGTAAGGTGTGCCACAAGAAGATCAAGCACTTTGTAGGGAGCCGTTGCGTGTGGTGCCAAGAGATG CGTCATGACGACTGTTTGAAATCTTGCGTGACGTGTGAATGCGGATTGCTGAAAGATCACATCCTGCCCCCATGGGCCATATATGCTTTCTCAGGG GACGATAATACTTCTAATTCTTTAGAAGACACCAGTATGTTCAATGTTACCCCTGACGGACACATCCTGCAG atTGTTCCGGTCCCAGACATCCACCCTCTGCTTGTGTTCGTAAACCCCAAGAGTGGTGGGAAGCAGGGGGAGAG AGTACTGAGGAAATTTCAGTACCTTCTGAACCCTCGGCAAATCTACAACCTGCGTAACGGAGGACCCGTCCCTGG actAAATTTCTTTCGCAGTCTGCACGACTACAGAATCTTAGTGTGCGGTGGGGATGGGACGGTTGGGTGGATTCTGGACGCTatag ACAAGGCGGAGCTCCCTGTGCGCCCCCCTGTCGCTATCCTCCCCCTTGGCACGGGGAACGACCTGGCCCGCTGCCTCCGCTGGGGGGGAG GGTACGATGGCTCGGATCTGCGCGACGTCCTGAAGGACATTGCTGGCAGCGTGTTGGCGCCGATGGACCGCTGGACCGTCCAGGTCATCCCAGACGACCCCACGGAAGACGGAGACCCCGTGCCGTACCCGATCATAAACAACTACTTCTCCATCGGGGTG GATGCCTCCATCGCTCACCGCTTCCACCACATGAGGGAGAAGCATCCGCATAAGTTCAGCAGCAG GGTGAAGAACAAACTCTGGTATTTTGAGTTTGCCACGTCCGAGACAATATCTGCATCCTGCAAGAATCTGAAAGATTGTCTAACCATTGAG TGCTGTGGCGTGCCGTTAGATATCACCTCCCTTTCTCTGGAAGGCATAGCAGTGGTCAACATACCCAGCATGCACGGCGGCTCCAACCTCTGGGGCGAGTCGAAGAAGGCGGACAAATCCAGCCATCATGCGTTGGACAAGTCTGCGGAGGTCATCACCGACCGGGAGCTGCTTAAGACACGCTCTCAGG ATATGAGCGATAAGCGTTTGGAGGTGCTGGGTCTCGAGGGAGCCATGGAGATGGGTCAGATCTACACAGGGCTGAAGAGCGCCGGTCTGAGACTCGCGCAAACCCCCCAGATCACTATCAA GACACTCAAACCCCTTCCCATGCAGATTGATGGGGAGCCTTGGATGCAACCTCTCTGTAct ATCCACATTACTCACAAAAACCAAGCTAACATGCTCATGGCTCCACCATCCAAACGATCCGGGTTCTTCCACCTGAAGTAG
- the stx16 gene encoding syntaxin-16 isoform X1: protein MATRRLTDAFLLMRNNAIQNRQILAEQVSTYDPRRTLSTRSNAAELDELADDRMALVSGISLDPEAAIGVTKKLPPKWVDGVDEIQYEITRVRQKMKDLALLHDKHMNRPTLDDSTEEEHAIEITTQEITQMFHRCQRAVRGMQARCGHCTEQEERLLRNVVSSLAQSLQELSTGFRHTQSSYLKRMKNREERSKHFFDSGPLLEEDTELALFDRGFTDDQLVLVEENSVMVEEREREIRQVVQSISDLNEIFRDLAGMVVEQGTVLDRIDFNVEQACVKTEDGLKQLQKAEQYQKKNRKMLVILVLFVIVIVLILILFGTKF from the exons ATGGCCACTCGGCGTCTGACCGATGCCTTCTTGTTAATGCGGAACAATGCAATCCAAAACCGGCAGATATTGGCTGAGCAAGTGAGTACATACGATCCCCGTCGTACTCTAAGTACACGTAGCAATGCTGCG GAGCTGGACGAG TTGGCTGACGACCGCATGGCGCTGGTGTCTGGAATCAGTCTGGATCCCGaagctgccattggagtcaccAAAAAGCTGCCCCCCAAATGGGTAGATGGAGTAGACGAA ATCCAATATGAAATCACACGGGTTCGGCAGAAGATGAAGGACCTTGCACTCCTCCACGACAAACACATGAACCGCCCCACGCTGGACGACAGCACGGAGGAGGAGCACGCCATCGAAATCACCACCCAGGAGATCACCCAG ATGTTCCACCGGTGTCAGAGGGCTGTGAGGGGGATGCAGGCCCGCTGTGGCCACTGcacggagcaggaggagaggctgCTGAGGAACGTGGTCTCCTCCCTGGCCCAGAGCCTGCAGGAGCTGTCCACCggcttcagacacacacagtccagcTACCTGAAAC GTATGAAGAACCGAGAAGAGAGGTCGAAGCACTTTTTCGACTCTGGTCCTCTATTGGAGGAGGATACAGAGTTGGCTCTCTTTGACAGG GGTTTCACAGACGATCAGCTGGTGCTGGTGGAAGAGAACTCTGTTATGGTGGAGGAGCGTGAAAGGGAGATCCGACAAGTCGTCCAGTCCATCTCAGACCTCAATGAGATCTTTAGAGACTTGGCCGGAATGGTGGTGGAACAG GGAACGGTGCTGGACAGAATTGACTTCAACGTGGAGCAGGCGTGTGTAAAAACAGAAGACGGATTAAAACAGTTACAAAAG GCTGAACAATATCAGAAAAAGAACAGGAAGATGCTGGTCATTTTGGTCCtcttcgtcatcgtcatcgttCTAATACTTATTCTTTTCGGAACCAAGTTTTAA
- the LOC130402518 gene encoding probable nuclear hormone receptor HR38 has translation MPCVQTQIGILPNDSLSSEFLNTDLNAKLAMDISDQKEQLSASSLPSINTLVAGGYVGEFDAYSCKVTSTAPGPSVSFSPSPVAGGSSPHQNLKLDDFQVYGCYPGSFAFGYLDETLSSCGSDYYNSPVYAAAASPSTPSYQPPASNIWDAFSPYSSAPSSAAVEKAVLAHQLSFFTFNHPTEELSPLGQGQDQVTEDPFSLVACQQYASPLCCPPISPDQGGLGSPRSMEGNMTSPQTCSPASGDGRCAVCGDNASCQHYGVRTCEGCKGFFKRTVQKNAKYVCLANKDCPVDKRRRNRCQFCRFQKCLSVGMVKEVVRTDSLKGRRGRLPSKPKTVSEASPTSPPVNIIASLVRAHLDSNPTSGKLDHSKYQETVVSMSEKEDSGDIKQFYDLLSGSMDVIKKWAETIPGFTDFCNDDQELLLESAFVELFILRLAYRSSPEKSKLIFCNGMVLHRMQCVRSFGDWIDSIMDFSQNLHRMNLDVSSFSCLAALVIITDRHGLKEPTRVEDFQNHLITCLREHMSGNGSYNIRTQPNYLSKLLGKLPELRTLCTQGLQRIFYLKLEDLVPPPPIVEKIFMDTLPF, from the exons ATGCCCTGTGTGCAAACCCAGATTGGGATCCTGCCCAATGACAGCCTCAGCTCTGAGTTCTTAAACACTGACCTCAATGCCAAACTGGCAATGGACATCAGTGACCAGAAGGAGCAGCTGTCTGCTTCTTCGTTGCCCAGCATCAACACCTTGGTTGCCGGTGGCTACGTGGGGGAGTTTGATGCCTACTCCTGCAAGGTCACCTCCACAGCCCCCGGCCCAAGTGTCTCCTTCAGCCCTTCGCCAGTAGCTGGCGGCTCCAGCCCTCACCAAAACCTCAAGCTGGATGACTTCCAGGTGTACGGCTGCTACCCGGGCTCCTTCGCGTTTGGCTACCTGGACGAGACCCTGTCCTCGTGCGGCTCGGACTACTACAACAGCCCGGtctacgccgccgccgcctcgccGTCGACGCCCAGCTACCAGCCCCCGGCCTCCAACATATGGGACGCCTTCAGCCCCTACTCCTCGGCCCCCTCGTCCGCAGCGGTGGAGAAGGCGGTCCTAGCACATCAGCTCTCCTTTTTCACCTTCAACCACCCGACAGAGGAGCTCTCCCCCTTGGGCCAGGGGCAGGACCAGGTCACAGAAGACCCATTCTCCCTAGTAGCCTGTCAGCAGTATGCATcccctctctgctgcccccccaTTTCCCCAGACCAAGGGGGTCTAGGGAGCCCTCGGTCGATGGAGGGGAACATGACGTCCCCGCAGACCTGCAGCCCGGCGTCCGGGGACGGTCGCTGTGCGGTGTGCGGGGACAACGCATCATGCCAACACTATGGAGTGCGCACATGTGAGGGCTGCAAAGGCTTCTTCAAG CGCACTGTGCAGAAAAACGCTAAATATGTGTGCCTCGCAAACAAAGACTGTCCCGTGGATAAGAGGCGAAGAAACCGATGTCAGTTCTGCCGTTTTCAGAAGTGCCTTAGTGTCGGAATGGTCAAGGAAG ttgtCCGTACAGACAGCCTGAAAGGACGCCGGGGTCGTCTTCCGTCTAAACCCAAGACGGTTTCAGAAGCTTCTCCCACCAGCCCTCCTGTTAACATCATAGCCTCGCTTGTCCGGGCCCATTTGGACTCAAACCCAACCTCGGGGAAGCTAGACCACTCAAAG TACCAGGAGACAGTGGTAAGCATGTCGGAGAAGGAGGATTCAGGGGATATCAAGCAGTTCTACGACCTGCTATCTGGTTCCATGGACGTGATCAAAAAGTGGGCCGAGACCATACCAGGGTTCACAGACTTTTGCAACGATGACCAGGAGCTGCTCCTGGAATCGGCCTTTGTTGAACTCTTCATCCTTCGATTGGCCTATAG GTCAAGTCCTGAGAAGAGCAAGCTGATCTTCTGCAACGGCATGGTCCTCCATCGCATGCAGTGTGTCCGCAGTTTTGGGGACTGGATAGACTCCATCATGGATTTCTCTCAGAACCTCCATCGTATGAATCTGGACGTGTCCTCCTTTTCCTGTCTCGCAGCACTTGTCATCATCACAG ATCGCCATGGCCTTAAAGAACCGACGCGGGTTGAGGACTTTCAAAACCATCTGATCACTTGTTTGAGGGAACACATGAGCGGAAATGGATCGTACAATATCCGAACCCAACCCAACTACCTTTCAAAACTACTAGGCAAACTTCCTGAATTGAGGACACTGTGCACCCAGGGCCTGCAGCGCATCTTCTACCTGAAACTAGAGGACCTTGTCCCCCCTCCGCCTATTGTGGAGAAAATCTTCATGGATACCCTACCCTTCTGA
- the stx16 gene encoding syntaxin-16 isoform X4, with translation MATRRLTDAFLLMRNNAIQNRQILAEQLADDRMALVSGISLDPEAAIGVTKKLPPKWVDGVDEIQYEITRVRQKMKDLALLHDKHMNRPTLDDSTEEEHAIEITTQEITQMFHRCQRAVRGMQARCGHCTEQEERLLRNVVSSLAQSLQELSTGFRHTQSSYLKRMKNREERSKHFFDSGPLLEEDTELALFDRGFTDDQLVLVEENSVMVEEREREIRQVVQSISDLNEIFRDLAGMVVEQGTVLDRIDFNVEQACVKTEDGLKQLQKAEQYQKKNRKMLVILVLFVIVIVLILILFGTKF, from the exons ATGGCCACTCGGCGTCTGACCGATGCCTTCTTGTTAATGCGGAACAATGCAATCCAAAACCGGCAGATATTGGCTGAGCAA TTGGCTGACGACCGCATGGCGCTGGTGTCTGGAATCAGTCTGGATCCCGaagctgccattggagtcaccAAAAAGCTGCCCCCCAAATGGGTAGATGGAGTAGACGAA ATCCAATATGAAATCACACGGGTTCGGCAGAAGATGAAGGACCTTGCACTCCTCCACGACAAACACATGAACCGCCCCACGCTGGACGACAGCACGGAGGAGGAGCACGCCATCGAAATCACCACCCAGGAGATCACCCAG ATGTTCCACCGGTGTCAGAGGGCTGTGAGGGGGATGCAGGCCCGCTGTGGCCACTGcacggagcaggaggagaggctgCTGAGGAACGTGGTCTCCTCCCTGGCCCAGAGCCTGCAGGAGCTGTCCACCggcttcagacacacacagtccagcTACCTGAAAC GTATGAAGAACCGAGAAGAGAGGTCGAAGCACTTTTTCGACTCTGGTCCTCTATTGGAGGAGGATACAGAGTTGGCTCTCTTTGACAGG GGTTTCACAGACGATCAGCTGGTGCTGGTGGAAGAGAACTCTGTTATGGTGGAGGAGCGTGAAAGGGAGATCCGACAAGTCGTCCAGTCCATCTCAGACCTCAATGAGATCTTTAGAGACTTGGCCGGAATGGTGGTGGAACAG GGAACGGTGCTGGACAGAATTGACTTCAACGTGGAGCAGGCGTGTGTAAAAACAGAAGACGGATTAAAACAGTTACAAAAG GCTGAACAATATCAGAAAAAGAACAGGAAGATGCTGGTCATTTTGGTCCtcttcgtcatcgtcatcgttCTAATACTTATTCTTTTCGGAACCAAGTTTTAA
- the cnpy2 gene encoding protein canopy homolog 2, whose amino-acid sequence MRSAHLVLCVLARTYLLLWLFGTLVEGARQGQDIKCGACRALVDEMEWAISKVDPKKTIQTGSFRINPDGSQSIREIPLARSEGHLLDLMEDVCERMKDYGEHVDPNSSRKTYIRVASRNGEPMDLSEAKLDSTVTSSLKFACETIAEQNEDEIIEFFSTETENVKDKLCSKRTDLCDHALKMHHDEL is encoded by the exons ATGAGGAGCGCACACCTGGTGCTGTGTGTTCTTGCTAGAACATACCTGCTGCTGTGGCTTTTTGGGACCCTCGTCGAAGGAGCTCGTCAAGGGCAGGACATCAAATGTGGAG CGTGCCGGGCCCTAGTTGATGAGATGGAGTGGGCTATCTCCAAGGTAGACCCAAAGAAAACCATCCAGACGGGATCATTCAGGATTAACCCTGATGGCAGCCAGTCAATTAGAGAG ATCCCTCTGGCCCGCTCGGAAGGACACCTCCTGGATTTGATGGAGGATGTTTGTGAGAGGATGAAGGACTATGGGGAGCATGTGGACCCCAACTCTAGCAGGAAGACCTATATCAGGGTCGCATCAAGAAACGGTGAACCCATGGACCTCTCGGAGGCCAAACTGGATTCTACAGTTACCTCAAGTCTTAAGTTTGCG TGTGAAACGATAGCCGAACAGAATGAAGACGAAATCATTGAATTCTTCTCTACTGAGACAGAAAACGTCAAAGACAAGCTTTGCAGCAAGAGAACAG ATCTATGTGACCATGCTCTGAAAATGCACCACGATGAACTTTGA
- the stx16 gene encoding syntaxin-16 isoform X2, protein MATRRLTDAFLLMRNNAIQNRQILAEQVSTYDPRRTLSTRSNAALADDRMALVSGISLDPEAAIGVTKKLPPKWVDGVDEIQYEITRVRQKMKDLALLHDKHMNRPTLDDSTEEEHAIEITTQEITQMFHRCQRAVRGMQARCGHCTEQEERLLRNVVSSLAQSLQELSTGFRHTQSSYLKRMKNREERSKHFFDSGPLLEEDTELALFDRGFTDDQLVLVEENSVMVEEREREIRQVVQSISDLNEIFRDLAGMVVEQGTVLDRIDFNVEQACVKTEDGLKQLQKAEQYQKKNRKMLVILVLFVIVIVLILILFGTKF, encoded by the exons ATGGCCACTCGGCGTCTGACCGATGCCTTCTTGTTAATGCGGAACAATGCAATCCAAAACCGGCAGATATTGGCTGAGCAAGTGAGTACATACGATCCCCGTCGTACTCTAAGTACACGTAGCAATGCTGCG TTGGCTGACGACCGCATGGCGCTGGTGTCTGGAATCAGTCTGGATCCCGaagctgccattggagtcaccAAAAAGCTGCCCCCCAAATGGGTAGATGGAGTAGACGAA ATCCAATATGAAATCACACGGGTTCGGCAGAAGATGAAGGACCTTGCACTCCTCCACGACAAACACATGAACCGCCCCACGCTGGACGACAGCACGGAGGAGGAGCACGCCATCGAAATCACCACCCAGGAGATCACCCAG ATGTTCCACCGGTGTCAGAGGGCTGTGAGGGGGATGCAGGCCCGCTGTGGCCACTGcacggagcaggaggagaggctgCTGAGGAACGTGGTCTCCTCCCTGGCCCAGAGCCTGCAGGAGCTGTCCACCggcttcagacacacacagtccagcTACCTGAAAC GTATGAAGAACCGAGAAGAGAGGTCGAAGCACTTTTTCGACTCTGGTCCTCTATTGGAGGAGGATACAGAGTTGGCTCTCTTTGACAGG GGTTTCACAGACGATCAGCTGGTGCTGGTGGAAGAGAACTCTGTTATGGTGGAGGAGCGTGAAAGGGAGATCCGACAAGTCGTCCAGTCCATCTCAGACCTCAATGAGATCTTTAGAGACTTGGCCGGAATGGTGGTGGAACAG GGAACGGTGCTGGACAGAATTGACTTCAACGTGGAGCAGGCGTGTGTAAAAACAGAAGACGGATTAAAACAGTTACAAAAG GCTGAACAATATCAGAAAAAGAACAGGAAGATGCTGGTCATTTTGGTCCtcttcgtcatcgtcatcgttCTAATACTTATTCTTTTCGGAACCAAGTTTTAA